Proteins encoded in a region of the Rhodoligotrophos appendicifer genome:
- a CDS encoding MDR family oxidoreductase — protein sequence MSDTFTALVVDRLEDKHCVEIRDFAQADLMDGDVTVTVKHSTVNYKDGLAITGKAPIVRRFPLIPGIDFSGRVTASSNETFTVGDCVILNGWGVGEQHHGGLAQVARVPGKWLVPLPAAFTTFQAMAIGTAGYTAMLCVMALEDAGLTSGAGEILVTGASGGVGSVAISLLSQLGYSVIACTGRPQEESYLKQLGAKDLISREELSGSPKPLGKMRWAGAVDAVGSKVLANVLSQIHYGGAVAACGLAQGIDLPGSVAPFILRAVKLIGVDSVQCPMPRRKQAWERLARDLDVKKLEAIAQRASLSEVPELAEEIVAGKIRGRVVVDI from the coding sequence ATGAGCGACACATTTACCGCCCTGGTCGTTGACAGGCTGGAGGACAAACACTGCGTCGAAATCAGAGATTTTGCTCAGGCGGATCTCATGGATGGTGACGTAACGGTGACGGTAAAACACTCCACCGTAAACTACAAAGATGGTTTAGCGATTACCGGGAAAGCACCGATCGTTCGCAGATTCCCTTTGATCCCAGGGATTGATTTTTCTGGAAGGGTGACCGCGTCCAGCAATGAGACATTCACGGTGGGTGACTGTGTCATTCTCAATGGTTGGGGTGTAGGTGAACAGCATCACGGCGGACTGGCACAGGTCGCAAGGGTCCCGGGGAAATGGCTGGTCCCTCTCCCGGCTGCCTTCACGACTTTTCAGGCCATGGCAATCGGTACCGCAGGCTACACAGCAATGTTGTGCGTCATGGCTCTGGAGGACGCAGGTCTCACTTCCGGAGCCGGTGAAATTCTCGTTACCGGTGCATCAGGCGGGGTGGGGTCGGTCGCCATCTCGCTTCTCTCCCAACTCGGTTACTCGGTCATAGCCTGCACCGGCCGGCCCCAGGAGGAGAGTTACCTGAAGCAGCTTGGCGCTAAGGATCTGATCAGTCGGGAGGAATTGAGCGGATCTCCGAAGCCCTTAGGCAAGATGCGATGGGCTGGTGCTGTGGATGCGGTCGGCTCGAAGGTCTTGGCGAATGTCTTGTCTCAAATTCACTATGGGGGTGCCGTCGCGGCCTGCGGATTGGCACAAGGCATCGATCTGCCGGGAAGCGTCGCACCGTTCATTCTGCGGGCGGTCAAGCTCATCGGGGTCGACAGCGTGCAATGCCCGATGCCCCGACGAAAACAAGCCTGGGAACGGCTGGCGCGCGATCTCGATGTCAAAAAACTGGAAGCCATCGCCCAGCGGGCCTCGCTGAGCGAGGTACCCGAACTGGCGGAAGAGATCGTGGCGGGGAAGATCCGCGGTCGGGTCGTCGTGGACATTTGA